A section of the Petrimonas sulfuriphila genome encodes:
- a CDS encoding ParB/RepB/Spo0J family partition protein, translating into MAKKNALGRGLDALITFSEVESQGSTSISEVELSKMFPNPDQPRRVFDEESLEELATSIRKIGLIQPVTLRHEGDDSYQIIAGERRYRASLMAGLTSIPAYIKAADDDELMEMALVENIQREDLNSIEIALAYQNLIDSLSLTQEQLSDRVGKKRATITNYLRLLKLPAEVQMGVKDKKIDMGHARALVTMNDPVAQLSLYNLILEDGLSVRSVEKIVREYAEGKPLNEKSGKKNGKNRENRSGSSFVDDFDALKQHLSNYFKTDVQFNCNKNGKGKITIPFSSAKDLERIIGMFDTMKK; encoded by the coding sequence ATGGCAAAAAAAAACGCACTAGGAAGAGGCTTAGACGCACTTATTACTTTTAGTGAAGTTGAATCGCAAGGCTCTACGTCCATCAGTGAGGTAGAACTTTCGAAAATGTTTCCTAATCCCGACCAGCCCCGGCGTGTTTTCGATGAGGAGTCTCTTGAAGAGCTGGCTACATCCATTCGGAAAATAGGGCTCATTCAGCCGGTAACGTTGCGGCATGAGGGTGATGACTCTTACCAGATCATTGCCGGGGAACGCAGATACAGAGCCTCGTTGATGGCCGGCTTGACTTCTATCCCTGCGTACATAAAAGCTGCGGATGATGACGAGTTGATGGAGATGGCACTGGTTGAAAATATTCAGCGCGAAGACCTTAACTCCATCGAAATAGCACTGGCTTATCAAAACCTTATTGATTCACTTTCGCTTACCCAGGAACAATTGAGCGATCGAGTGGGGAAAAAACGGGCAACCATTACCAACTACCTGAGATTGCTGAAACTCCCTGCCGAAGTACAAATGGGAGTGAAGGACAAAAAAATAGATATGGGCCATGCACGAGCATTGGTTACTATGAACGATCCGGTGGCACAGCTCTCCCTATACAACCTTATCCTGGAAGATGGATTATCGGTCAGAAGCGTGGAGAAAATTGTCCGTGAGTATGCTGAAGGAAAACCGTTGAATGAAAAATCTGGCAAAAAGAATGGTAAGAACCGGGAGAATCGTTCGGGAAGTTCCTTTGTCGATGATTTTGATGCGTTGAAGCAACACCTTTCCAACTATTTTAAAACCGATGTTCAATTCAACTGCAACAAAAACGGCAAGGGAAAAATTACGATCCCCTTTTCCTCTGCTAAAGATTTGGAACGGATTATCGGTATGTTTGATACAATGAAGAAGTAA
- a CDS encoding ParA family protein — protein sequence MGKIIALANQKGGVGKTTTTINLAASLAALEKNVLVVDADPQANASSGLGIDIRTLKYTIYEGLIGKCKPADAVMKTPFENIDILPSHINLVGAELEMVQMENRERRLRDLLNPLRATYDYILIDCSPSLGIITVNALTASDSVIIPVQCEYFALEGLSKLLNTIKIIKSKLNTSLEIEGFVLTMYDSRLRLHNQIYEEVKSHFKELVFNTVIQRNITLSESQSHAKPALMYDAGSRGAINHMQLAQELIEKNV from the coding sequence ATGGGCAAAATTATTGCATTGGCAAATCAGAAAGGTGGCGTGGGAAAAACCACTACTACTATTAATCTAGCAGCATCGTTGGCTGCTTTGGAAAAGAATGTGCTTGTTGTGGATGCCGATCCTCAGGCGAATGCTTCGTCGGGATTGGGTATTGATATTCGGACGTTGAAATACACGATTTACGAGGGGCTTATCGGCAAATGTAAGCCAGCTGACGCAGTGATGAAAACACCTTTTGAGAATATCGACATTCTTCCCTCACACATTAACCTGGTAGGAGCAGAGTTGGAGATGGTCCAGATGGAAAATCGTGAAAGGCGTTTGCGCGATCTGCTGAATCCGCTGCGGGCCACTTACGATTATATCCTTATCGATTGCTCCCCGTCGCTTGGTATTATAACTGTGAACGCTTTGACAGCTTCGGATTCCGTTATTATCCCCGTTCAATGTGAATATTTTGCCCTGGAAGGGTTGAGTAAGTTGCTGAACACCATCAAGATAATCAAATCGAAACTGAATACAAGCCTCGAGATTGAAGGTTTTGTGCTTACCATGTACGATTCCCGCCTGCGTTTACATAATCAAATATACGAAGAGGTAAAGAGCCACTTTAAGGAACTTGTCTTTAATACGGTTATTCAGCGAAACATCACGCTCAGTGAATCGCAGAGCCATGCTAAACCGGCGCTAATGTACGATGCCGGATCACGGGGAGCCATTAACCATATGCAGTTGGCACAGGAATTAATCGAGAAAAATGTTTAA
- a CDS encoding AraC family transcriptional regulator produces MKTFIPHTALQEVVLNISTVEAHLPIGTRSAVSPYPPTPYQSLIFYCRNPISMNKNREVEFTQQPLSVLLGPQVSRVNIKVHNRLKAIRVDFLPGAMFRILKVPMYELLDEGFNAGDLFGSKMKILTEQLSEITDLEVGKRLVENFLLERLHSINKQQPFDKALRALYINDGNLSITKTASLSCLSIKQFERKCKERIGMNPKSYARILKFSKAYRLHEAFPEMDWISIAYKSGYYDQMHLIKDFKIFAGANPSEIEKQLRNTAIKMQKDLNF; encoded by the coding sequence ATGAAAACATTCATACCGCATACGGCCTTACAAGAAGTTGTATTAAATATTTCCACGGTAGAAGCTCATCTGCCCATTGGAACCCGGAGTGCGGTATCGCCCTACCCTCCCACTCCCTACCAATCATTGATTTTTTATTGCAGAAATCCGATTTCAATGAATAAAAACAGAGAGGTTGAATTCACCCAACAACCTTTGAGTGTCTTGTTAGGCCCACAAGTTTCACGTGTAAATATCAAAGTGCACAACCGATTAAAAGCAATTCGCGTGGATTTTCTACCCGGTGCAATGTTCCGGATACTAAAAGTTCCGATGTATGAACTACTTGACGAAGGTTTTAATGCAGGGGATCTTTTCGGATCAAAAATGAAAATCTTAACTGAACAACTATCTGAAATTACTGACTTGGAGGTTGGGAAAAGGCTTGTGGAAAACTTTCTGTTGGAACGGTTGCACAGTATTAATAAACAGCAACCTTTCGATAAAGCCTTACGTGCGCTGTACATAAACGACGGTAATTTAAGCATCACAAAAACAGCGTCGCTATCTTGTCTGAGCATCAAACAATTCGAAAGAAAGTGTAAAGAAAGAATCGGAATGAATCCCAAGAGTTATGCACGGATCCTGAAATTTTCGAAGGCTTACAGGCTACACGAAGCATTTCCCGAAATGGATTGGATAAGTATCGCGTACAAATCGGGCTACTACGATCAGATGCACCTGATAAAAGATTTCAAAATTTTTGCCGGGGCAAATCCGTCAGAAATTGAAAAACAACTCCGGAATACCGCTATTAAAATGCAAAAAGACCTGAACTTTTAA
- a CDS encoding lysine 2,3-aminomutase, whose amino-acid sequence MSFAVSYTSEKSRTKMNYKSYTRHNFTELPQISNLSSEQIEAIRVVGNVLPFKSNNYVVEQLIDWNNIPDDPIFTLTFPRKEMLSKQHYDKVTNLLQSGADPRVVKNEINKIRLKLNPNPAGQESNIPLFEGEKLHGIQHKYRETVLFFPSQGQTCHAYCTFCFRWPQFTGMSELKFAMKEAALLHKYLLKHPKVSDVLFTGGDPLTANARILSAYIEPLLSKEFSHIQNIRVGSKSLAYWPYRFLTDKDADDLLFLFEKVNRAGKHLAFQAHFNHPDELMTDAVRRAIERIRNTGTQIRTQSPLLRNINDNPETWSKMWKEQVRLGLVPYYMFVARDTGSKAFFEVPLARAWNIFRKAYTNVSGIARTVRGPSMSCGPGKVQVLGVTEVKGEKVFVLRFLQCRNPHLVDVPFFAKYSASATWFDDLKPAFGEKEFFFEEEKLPGKGDRGSTFLWE is encoded by the coding sequence ATGTCATTTGCAGTGAGTTACACATCGGAAAAATCAAGAACAAAAATGAATTACAAGAGTTATACCCGACACAATTTTACAGAGTTACCACAGATATCCAACCTATCATCCGAACAAATTGAAGCCATTCGGGTGGTAGGAAATGTTCTTCCCTTCAAGTCGAACAACTATGTAGTAGAGCAACTGATCGATTGGAACAATATACCCGACGATCCCATTTTTACGCTTACTTTCCCGAGAAAAGAGATGTTGTCGAAACAACATTACGATAAAGTGACAAATTTATTGCAATCAGGAGCAGATCCGCGGGTTGTTAAAAATGAGATAAACAAAATCAGACTGAAGTTAAATCCGAATCCGGCAGGACAGGAGAGCAACATTCCTCTGTTTGAAGGGGAGAAGCTGCACGGAATCCAGCATAAATACCGGGAAACAGTGTTGTTTTTCCCTAGCCAGGGACAAACTTGTCACGCTTATTGCACGTTTTGTTTTCGCTGGCCGCAATTTACAGGAATGAGCGAACTAAAATTTGCGATGAAGGAAGCCGCTCTGCTTCACAAATACCTGCTTAAACACCCTAAAGTTTCTGATGTGCTGTTTACCGGGGGAGATCCTTTAACGGCAAATGCAAGAATTTTATCGGCTTACATAGAACCGCTTTTATCGAAAGAGTTTAGCCATATACAAAACATACGGGTTGGTTCTAAATCACTTGCTTACTGGCCCTACCGGTTTTTGACGGATAAAGATGCCGACGACCTTCTTTTTTTATTCGAAAAAGTAAATAGAGCAGGCAAGCACCTGGCATTTCAGGCACACTTCAATCATCCCGATGAATTAATGACAGATGCTGTTAGGCGGGCGATTGAGCGGATACGGAATACCGGAACGCAGATCCGGACTCAATCACCGTTGTTACGAAACATCAATGATAATCCGGAAACCTGGTCGAAGATGTGGAAAGAGCAGGTCCGTTTGGGGCTTGTCCCGTATTATATGTTTGTTGCCCGTGATACCGGCTCGAAAGCGTTTTTTGAAGTTCCTCTGGCAAGGGCATGGAATATCTTCAGGAAGGCTTATACGAACGTAAGCGGAATTGCCCGAACGGTTAGGGGCCCAAGCATGAGTTGCGGTCCCGGCAAGGTCCAAGTCCTGGGAGTAACTGAAGTGAAAGGGGAGAAAGTATTTGTTCTCCGGTTTCTACAGTGCCGCAATCCCCACCTGGTGGATGTCCCTTTTTTTGCAAAATACAGCGCTTCAGCTACGTGGTTTGATGATCTTAAACCGGCTTTCGGTGAGAAAGAATTTTTCTTTGAGGAGGAAAAATTACCGGGAAAAGGAGACAGAGGCAGTACATTTTTGTGGGAATGA
- a CDS encoding GNAT family N-acetyltransferase, giving the protein MDVEIYIATSAYAKYAQEVCDLIYESAQARGTGIAKRSAEYVAEKINAGKAVIALDGDKLVGFAYIETFSHQRFVANSGLVVHPDYRNMGLARKIKRKIFDLSRKLFPHAKIFSITTGLAVMKMNTELGFKPVTFSELTDDEEFWKGCQGCRNFDILQRNNYKMCLCTGLLYDPAQKEVAASSFAKKVVKPIIKKKAPNKMYKK; this is encoded by the coding sequence ATGGATGTGGAAATTTATATAGCTACTTCCGCTTACGCAAAATACGCACAGGAAGTGTGTGATTTAATATACGAATCGGCTCAGGCACGCGGTACAGGTATTGCCAAACGGAGCGCAGAGTACGTCGCGGAAAAAATAAATGCCGGCAAGGCGGTCATAGCGCTGGATGGGGATAAGCTAGTGGGATTCGCCTATATTGAGACGTTCAGCCACCAGCGGTTTGTTGCCAACTCGGGACTTGTTGTGCATCCCGATTATCGGAACATGGGGTTAGCCCGGAAAATAAAACGAAAAATTTTTGATCTTTCCAGGAAGCTATTTCCACACGCTAAAATATTCAGCATTACTACCGGACTGGCAGTAATGAAGATGAACACTGAACTGGGCTTTAAGCCGGTAACCTTTTCCGAGCTTACCGACGATGAAGAGTTCTGGAAAGGTTGTCAGGGTTGCCGGAATTTCGATATTCTTCAACGCAACAACTACAAAATGTGCCTTTGCACAGGGCTATTGTACGATCCGGCACAGAAAGAAGTTGCAGCCAGTTCGTTTGCAAAAAAAGTAGTGAAACCGATCATAAAGAAGAAAGCTCCGAATAAAATGTATAAAAAATAA
- the argG gene encoding argininosuccinate synthase produces MKQKVVLAFSGGLDTSFCVPYLINKRNLEVHTVIVNTGGFSDQELKGIEERSKILGALSHTTIDAVNDYYEKGIRYLIFGNILKNNTYPLSVSSERFFQALSVLEHVKKIGAEYVAHGSTGAGNDQVRFDLVFEVLAPDVKIIAPIRELGLSRQEEIDYLKSNGFNFSWEKSKYSINQGLWGTSVGGVETLKSSGILPEEAYPSQVSDHGVERIKIGFEKGEPVSLNGEKMSPVNVIRTLHKWASRFGIGRDVHVGDTIIGTKGRVAFEAPAPLILVKAHHLLEKHVLTKQQLYWKDQLSNWYGQLMHEAQYLEPVMRNIETFLDDTQQFVTGEVDVELRPYHFSVLACSTDYDLMNPVFGEYGEVNKSFTGQDVIGFTKVISNPLKIYYTIHK; encoded by the coding sequence ATGAAACAAAAAGTAGTTTTGGCATTCAGCGGCGGTCTCGACACTTCATTTTGTGTGCCGTATCTTATCAACAAACGCAATTTGGAGGTACATACAGTAATTGTCAACACTGGCGGTTTTTCAGACCAAGAGCTGAAAGGCATTGAAGAGCGTTCCAAGATCCTGGGAGCGTTATCCCATACAACAATTGATGCCGTAAACGATTATTACGAAAAAGGCATCAGGTATCTGATTTTCGGCAATATTCTTAAAAACAACACCTACCCTCTTTCTGTCAGTTCCGAACGTTTCTTCCAGGCCCTATCGGTGCTGGAACACGTAAAAAAAATCGGTGCCGAATATGTTGCCCACGGAAGTACCGGTGCCGGGAATGATCAGGTACGCTTCGACCTGGTTTTTGAAGTGTTGGCTCCCGATGTAAAGATTATCGCTCCTATCCGGGAGTTAGGGTTATCGCGTCAGGAAGAAATTGATTACCTGAAATCGAACGGATTTAATTTTTCTTGGGAAAAATCGAAATATTCCATCAACCAGGGGTTGTGGGGAACAAGTGTTGGTGGCGTTGAAACGTTGAAGTCATCAGGCATTCTTCCCGAAGAAGCCTACCCCTCACAAGTCTCTGATCACGGCGTGGAGCGAATAAAGATTGGTTTTGAAAAAGGAGAACCGGTTTCCCTGAACGGTGAGAAAATGTCACCCGTAAACGTTATCCGCACACTGCACAAATGGGCATCCCGATTCGGTATTGGCAGGGACGTTCATGTAGGCGACACCATTATCGGAACAAAGGGAAGGGTTGCCTTCGAAGCTCCGGCACCTCTGATTCTGGTAAAAGCACACCACTTGTTGGAAAAGCACGTGCTTACCAAGCAACAACTCTATTGGAAAGATCAGCTATCGAACTGGTACGGGCAGTTGATGCATGAAGCCCAGTACCTGGAACCCGTTATGCGCAATATTGAAACGTTTTTGGATGACACCCAGCAGTTTGTTACGGGTGAAGTGGATGTAGAGCTTCGTCCTTACCATTTCTCGGTATTGGCTTGCAGCACGGATTACGATTTGATGAATCCGGTTTTCGGAGAGTATGGTGAAGTGAACAAATCGTTTACCGGACAAGACGTCATTGGTTTTACCAAGGTAATTTCGAATCCGTTGAAGATATATTATACAATTCATAAATAG
- a CDS encoding N-acetyl-gamma-glutamyl-phosphate reductase: MIKVSIAGGTGYTAGELLRILLNHPGVTLESVISSSSAGMPVAGIHRDLLGETDITFSDNTGHPDVIFLCLGHGLSRAFLNENDIPAACKVIDLGNDFRNDPVFGERNFVFGLCELNREQIRKANSVANPGCFSSSIMLALLPLAALNKLTDDIHVHAITGSTGAGKKPVSTTHFSYRDNNISVYKPFTHQHLPEIERTLKAAGNKVLPPIQWIPMRGDFTRGIFASVYTRWDNLMSETEVINYYKEYYKTSPFVFVSDEPISLKEVVNTNKCLLHIGFHNGYIHITSVLDNLLKGASGQAVQNMNLMFGLDETMGLRLKGSVF; the protein is encoded by the coding sequence ATGATTAAAGTATCCATTGCCGGAGGGACCGGCTACACTGCCGGCGAACTGCTCCGTATCCTGCTGAATCATCCCGGGGTGACGTTAGAGTCGGTAATCAGTTCGAGCTCCGCCGGAATGCCGGTTGCCGGTATACACCGTGACTTATTGGGCGAAACCGACATAACGTTTTCCGACAATACCGGACATCCGGATGTCATTTTTCTTTGCCTCGGCCACGGACTTTCACGTGCCTTTCTTAACGAGAATGATATCCCTGCGGCTTGCAAGGTAATTGACTTGGGAAATGATTTTCGCAACGATCCGGTGTTTGGTGAGCGGAATTTTGTTTTCGGGTTATGCGAACTCAATCGGGAACAAATCCGCAAAGCAAACAGCGTGGCCAATCCGGGGTGTTTTTCCTCGTCAATCATGTTGGCTTTGCTGCCGCTGGCAGCGTTGAATAAGTTGACGGACGACATTCACGTACATGCCATCACCGGATCGACCGGTGCCGGAAAAAAGCCTGTGAGCACCACGCATTTCAGTTATCGGGACAACAATATCTCCGTTTACAAACCTTTTACCCACCAGCATTTACCGGAAATTGAACGAACGTTAAAAGCTGCCGGAAACAAGGTGCTGCCACCCATACAGTGGATTCCCATGCGCGGTGATTTTACCCGGGGGATTTTCGCCAGTGTGTACACCCGGTGGGATAACCTGATGTCCGAAACCGAAGTGATCAATTACTACAAGGAGTATTACAAGACCTCGCCTTTTGTTTTCGTTTCGGATGAGCCAATCAGCCTGAAAGAAGTGGTAAACACCAATAAATGCCTGCTTCACATCGGATTTCACAACGGATATATTCACATAACTTCTGTTCTTGACAACCTGTTGAAGGGAGCATCAGGACAAGCAGTACAGAATATGAACCTGATGTTCGGGCTGGATGAGACCATGGGATTAAGATTAAAAGGAAGCGTATTTTGA
- a CDS encoding aspartate aminotransferase family protein has protein sequence MNLFDVYSLWNIEPVRAKGCRVWDRDGVEYLDFYGGHAVISIGHSHPVYVKAIQDQAVKIGFYSNSVINSLQTELAEKLGEQSGYPDYSLFLCNSGAEANENALKLASFHTGKKRIIAFSGSFHGRTSGAVAITDNPSIQSPFNTGHEVTFVPLNDTDKILRELEKGDVAAVIAEGIQGVAGIFVPENGFMQQLEKACHKHRVVLILDEIQSGYGRTGRFFAHQHAGIRPDIITLAKGMGNGFPIGGMLISPEFKAKKGMLGTTFGGNHLACAAAIAVLDVMKGEALVENASQAGNYLQDELSKLNGIKEIRGRGLMLGIDPAPEYSDIRDKLLFKSHIFTGGAKNNVMRLLPPLSVKKEEIDIFLKETKKLLEV, from the coding sequence ATGAATCTGTTTGACGTATATTCTTTGTGGAATATTGAACCTGTCCGCGCAAAGGGTTGCCGCGTATGGGACAGGGACGGTGTGGAATACCTCGATTTTTACGGGGGGCACGCCGTGATTTCCATCGGCCATTCCCATCCTGTTTACGTAAAAGCCATTCAGGACCAGGCAGTAAAAATCGGGTTTTATTCCAACTCCGTTATCAACAGCCTGCAAACAGAGCTTGCCGAAAAGCTGGGGGAGCAAAGCGGTTATCCCGATTATTCGCTTTTTCTTTGCAACAGTGGGGCCGAAGCCAATGAAAACGCATTAAAACTGGCCTCTTTCCACACGGGGAAAAAGCGAATAATCGCGTTCAGTGGATCGTTCCACGGACGCACATCGGGTGCTGTTGCCATAACCGACAACCCGTCGATCCAATCGCCTTTCAACACCGGGCACGAAGTAACATTCGTCCCCCTGAACGATACCGACAAGATACTGCGTGAACTGGAAAAAGGCGATGTCGCAGCCGTTATCGCGGAAGGAATTCAGGGCGTAGCCGGAATTTTCGTTCCCGAGAACGGATTTATGCAACAGCTTGAAAAGGCCTGCCATAAACATCGTGTGGTTCTTATTCTCGATGAAATTCAATCGGGATACGGCCGTACAGGACGTTTTTTTGCGCATCAGCATGCCGGTATCCGACCCGACATCATCACCCTGGCGAAAGGAATGGGTAACGGCTTTCCGATCGGAGGCATGTTGATTTCACCTGAATTTAAAGCAAAAAAAGGAATGTTGGGAACCACCTTCGGAGGGAATCACCTGGCCTGTGCTGCGGCAATAGCCGTCCTGGATGTGATGAAAGGAGAGGCGTTGGTTGAAAATGCATCCCAGGCAGGTAACTATTTGCAAGACGAACTATCGAAATTAAACGGAATTAAAGAAATTCGCGGCCGTGGATTGATGCTGGGAATTGATCCAGCCCCCGAATACTCCGATATACGCGACAAGTTATTGTTTAAAAGTCATATCTTTACAGGCGGAGCGAAAAATAACGTAATGCGTTTACTACCCCCGCTTTCGGTAAAGAAAGAAGAAATCGATATTTTTTTGAAAGAAACAAAAAAGCTCTTGGAAGTTTAA
- a CDS encoding N-acetylornithine carbamoyltransferase — translation MKHFTCVQDIGDLSSALQKAKYTKENPFSDQHLGKNKTLMLIFFNSSLRTRLSTQKAGINLGMNVIVLDINQGAWKLETERGVIMDGDKPEHILEAIPVMGAYCDIIGVRSFAQFENKSDDYNELIINQFIQYSGRPVFSMEAATRHPLQSFADLITIEEFKKTARPKVVLTWAPHPKALPQAVPNSFAEWMNATDYEFVITHPEGYELDDKFVGKAIVEYDKEKAYRDADFIYAKNWAAYRDPNYGKILSTDRSWTVDTPKMALTNNAYFMHCLPVRRNMIVTDEVIESPQSIVIPEAANRVVSAQTVLKEILLAL, via the coding sequence ATGAAACATTTCACCTGCGTTCAGGACATCGGCGACCTATCGTCCGCCCTGCAAAAAGCCAAGTACACCAAGGAGAATCCGTTTTCCGACCAGCATCTCGGAAAAAACAAAACCCTGATGCTTATCTTTTTTAATTCGAGTTTACGCACCAGGTTAAGCACACAAAAAGCCGGGATAAACCTGGGTATGAACGTTATTGTGCTTGATATCAACCAGGGGGCATGGAAGCTCGAAACAGAGCGTGGAGTAATAATGGATGGCGACAAGCCGGAACACATCCTCGAAGCTATTCCTGTGATGGGTGCGTACTGCGACATTATCGGTGTGCGTTCGTTTGCACAATTTGAAAACAAATCAGATGATTACAACGAATTGATTATCAATCAATTTATCCAATATTCCGGGAGGCCGGTTTTCAGTATGGAAGCTGCCACGCGACACCCGCTTCAAAGTTTTGCCGACCTTATCACCATTGAAGAATTCAAAAAAACGGCCCGACCGAAGGTTGTCCTCACCTGGGCACCGCATCCGAAGGCGCTGCCCCAGGCAGTCCCCAACTCGTTTGCCGAATGGATGAACGCAACGGATTACGAATTTGTAATCACTCATCCGGAAGGATATGAGCTGGACGATAAGTTTGTAGGCAAAGCCATCGTGGAATACGACAAGGAAAAGGCCTACCGGGATGCCGACTTCATTTATGCGAAAAACTGGGCGGCGTACCGAGACCCGAATTACGGAAAAATCCTAAGTACGGACAGATCCTGGACGGTTGATACCCCCAAAATGGCCCTTACCAACAACGCTTATTTTATGCACTGCCTTCCCGTACGCCGCAACATGATCGTGACCGATGAGGTCATCGAAAGTCCGCAGTCGATTGTCATTCCCGAAGCTGCCAACCGTGTGGTTTCAGCACAAACGGTCTTGAAAGAAATCTTGCTGGCATTATGA
- the argB gene encoding acetylglutamate kinase — translation MILHNSLSVVKIGGNIVDNPEALTGFLNDFHQLKGRKLLVHGGGVMASKMAERLGIKTKMVEGRRVTDAETLQLVTMVYAGWINKSIVAALQKIGCNAIGLSGVDANCIPSERRNPEPIDFGFVGDPITWKMDGKLLSTFIENDVIPVFCAITHDGNGSLLNTNADTVASSLAVALSKHYRTTLYYCFEKEGVLRDINDKNSLIPLINREAFIQLKGQGVIADGMIPKLDNSFNAIQEGVSEVVILHARNLLKKTGTRLIG, via the coding sequence ATGATACTTCACAACTCACTTTCTGTCGTAAAAATTGGCGGAAACATTGTCGATAACCCTGAAGCTTTAACTGGTTTCCTAAATGACTTCCACCAGTTGAAAGGAAGGAAATTACTCGTTCACGGCGGCGGAGTAATGGCTTCAAAAATGGCCGAACGACTGGGAATCAAGACTAAAATGGTTGAAGGCCGACGGGTTACGGATGCCGAGACATTGCAATTGGTAACGATGGTTTATGCCGGATGGATCAACAAAAGTATCGTCGCTGCCCTGCAAAAAATCGGATGCAACGCTATCGGACTTTCGGGAGTTGATGCCAACTGTATTCCATCGGAACGCCGGAACCCGGAACCCATCGACTTCGGATTCGTAGGCGACCCCATCACCTGGAAAATGGACGGGAAACTCCTCTCCACTTTCATTGAAAACGACGTTATCCCGGTTTTTTGCGCAATCACCCATGACGGCAACGGTTCGCTGCTCAACACCAATGCCGACACAGTGGCCTCATCGCTTGCCGTAGCGTTGTCGAAGCACTATCGCACTACGTTGTATTACTGTTTCGAAAAAGAAGGTGTTTTGCGGGACATCAATGACAAAAACAGCCTGATCCCATTGATAAACCGGGAAGCATTTATCCAGCTGAAAGGGCAAGGCGTGATTGCCGACGGGATGATCCCCAAGCTCGATAATTCATTTAACGCCATACAGGAAGGCGTATCCGAAGTTGTGATCCTACATGCGAGAAATTTACTGAAGAAAACAGGGACAAGGTTAATTGGATAA
- a CDS encoding M20/M25/M40 family metallo-hydrolase, translating to MNKEYIRRSANLLKELVSLKSFSGEEKVRSDFLCSYLSERGVETERSGNNIIARQPHHNMAKQTLMLNSHIDSVRPAATYTFDPFNPPLSDTHIFGLGSNDAGASVVCLLQTFLHFYESELPFNLMLVLSCEEENSGPNGMTRLAKELPDIDFALIGEPTGMQAAIAERGLLVIDGIASGVSGHAARDEGVNALYIALEDIQTMRSIKFDKISPTMGEVKLTVTQISAGTQHNVVPDKCTFVVDIRPTDQYTNPEILQLLRVNVKSKLSARNLTNKSSATPSDHLLIKAIGQLGVKTYVSPTTSDWMRISCPAIKMGPGESARSHQADEFVLVSELESGIAGYIRFIEEMTKIIK from the coding sequence ATGAACAAAGAATATATCCGTCGTTCGGCCAACCTGCTGAAAGAATTGGTTTCTCTGAAATCTTTTTCAGGCGAAGAAAAAGTGCGGAGTGATTTTTTGTGCAGCTATCTTTCCGAAAGAGGGGTAGAGACGGAACGGTCAGGCAACAACATTATTGCCCGTCAGCCACACCACAACATGGCGAAGCAAACACTAATGCTCAATTCGCATATCGATAGCGTAAGGCCTGCTGCAACCTATACTTTCGATCCGTTTAATCCGCCTTTATCCGACACCCACATTTTCGGGCTAGGCAGCAACGATGCTGGGGCAAGCGTAGTTTGTCTGTTGCAGACGTTCTTGCATTTTTACGAATCTGAACTGCCTTTTAACCTTATGTTGGTTTTATCCTGCGAAGAAGAAAATTCGGGGCCAAACGGGATGACTCGTCTCGCAAAAGAACTTCCAGACATTGATTTTGCCCTTATAGGCGAACCGACTGGGATGCAGGCTGCTATTGCCGAGAGAGGGTTACTGGTTATCGATGGAATAGCTTCCGGTGTGAGCGGACATGCGGCGAGAGACGAGGGCGTGAATGCGCTGTATATCGCCCTGGAGGATATTCAGACGATGAGATCGATTAAGTTTGACAAGATATCACCGACAATGGGCGAAGTGAAACTTACCGTTACACAGATTTCCGCCGGTACGCAACATAACGTTGTTCCGGATAAATGTACTTTTGTAGTGGATATCCGTCCAACCGACCAATACACCAATCCGGAAATCCTGCAACTTCTCCGGGTTAACGTAAAAAGCAAACTCTCCGCCCGAAACCTCACAAACAAAAGTTCGGCTACGCCATCCGATCACCTGTTGATAAAAGCAATCGGGCAATTAGGAGTGAAAACATATGTCTCCCCCACTACTTCGGACTGGATGCGTATTTCCTGTCCGGCCATCAAAATGGGTCCGGGCGAATCGGCCCGCTCCCATCAGGCCGATGAATTCGTGTTGGTCAGCGAACTGGAAAGCGGAATAGCCGGATACATCCGTTTTATCGAAGAAATGACAAAAATCATCAAATAA